The Leifsonia sp. ZF2019 DNA segment GCAGCGGCTGGATCAGGGCCAGGATCGGCGTCAACAGTTGAATGAACAGATCAAGGATGGGTTGCAGCACTGGCATCAGAGCCGCAACCACCTGAATCAGTGGCGTCAGGATTGCGCTGATCAGCGGCATGAACGCGGTAATCAACTGACTGATCACAGGCGCCAATGCTTGGAAGATCGGTGCCAGCATCGAGATCAGAGTGGTGGCCAGGTTGACCACCATCGAAATCACCGGAGACAGGATCGAGATCAGCTGCGTGAAGATCGGCACCAGAGTGGAGATCAAGCTTGTCGCAAGCTGCAGCACGACCGGGATCAGTGGGGTGATGGCCGAGAGCAACGCCGTCACAAGAGGCGAGATCGCCTGAAAGATAGGCATGAGCGCAGAGGCCAGCATCGACACCAGCGGAACGACGGCGCTGACGATGGTCCCGATAACGGGGCCCAGGGACGACAACGCCGGCACCAACGCCTGCAGCACGGTTCCTATGACGGGAACGATCGCCCCCGCGAAGGCGGAGAAGATGCCCGACAACTGGGTGAGCAGGGTCACCACCGAAGGGAGCACAGCGACCAGAACGCCGCCCAGAATGTTCACGAGCTGGGAAAGGAACGGTGCCACAGTGAGAAGTGCGTTAGCGAGCACACCTCCGATGGTTTGCGCCATCACGGCCAGTGCAGAGCCGATTTGGCCGATCACGGGACCGAGCGTGGTGAGCAGGTTGCCGAACGTCTGAGCGAGCTGACTGCCGATGACGCTGAACGCCGCCTGCAGTTGAGGTGATACGGCGACCAGACCAGCGAACGCTGCTGCCAGAATCCCGAGAGGACCTGTCAGGGCGGTAGCGATCGGGGCGAGACCACCAAGCCCTGGGATCGCAGCAATGATCCCGGTCAGGCCACCTGCCCCCAAAGCTGCGAATGCGCCAGCGAGCGGGCCCAGGAGGGCCGCCAGCGGGGCAAGGTTGGCTTTGAGCGAAGCAAGACCACCATCAGCACCTGTGATGAAGCCGGTGAATGCTTCGATGACAGGGTTGAGGCGCGCTCCGATTGCCTGCCCCACTCCGGCTGCCGCAGTCTCGAGAGGGCTGAGCGCCTGCGTGATCGCCAGGATGGTCGGTGCGATTTCGGGGAAGATCCCACCGAGCGCGCCGGCGCCGATCCGTGATAGGGACGCCTTGAAGTTGTCGAATGCGCCCGGGATGGTCTTGCCCATCTCCTGTGCCACCGTGCCCGACGCCTTCGTCATGGCGGCCTCGAAATCGGAGAACCCGATCTGACCCTGCGAAGCCATGTCGAAGACGGCGTCAGCAGTCGTCCCGAATTGGTCTGCGAGAGCCTGGTAGATCGGGATGCCCCGGTCGGCGACCTGCTGCAGAACGTCGTTCTGCGCCTTACCTGTGGAGGCGACCTTGTTGTAGATGTTGCCCATCTCGGACAGGCTCGAACCCGACGCGGCTGCCGAGTTCGCGACCGACTTCAGGACACTCTCGAGCTGCTCACCCGGCTTGATACCGGCAGCAACAGCGCCCGCTGCCACGGTCGCCGCGTCGCCAAGACCGAACGCCGTGCCCTTCACTGAGGCGAGAGCGTTCTTCATGATCCCGTCGACATCGGCAGCCGAGTTGCCGAGGCCAGT contains these protein-coding regions:
- a CDS encoding tape measure protein — its product is MTEAAVAEVTIIPVSPGAQRLIVEQLGGDAAGQKVGGQVGGGLVAALGGVLKGAATATVAAAAAGIGASLAGGFARLNNIDVARAKLTGLGNSAADVDGIMKNALASVKGTAFGLGDAATVAAGAVAAGIKPGEQLESVLKSVANSAAASGSSLSEMGNIYNKVASTGKAQNDVLQQVADRGIPIYQALADQFGTTADAVFDMASQGQIGFSDFEAAMTKASGTVAQEMGKTIPGAFDNFKASLSRIGAGALGGIFPEIAPTILAITQALSPLETAAAGVGQAIGARLNPVIEAFTGFITGADGGLASLKANLAPLAALLGPLAGAFAALGAGGLTGIIAAIPGLGGLAPIATALTGPLGILAAAFAGLVAVSPQLQAAFSVIGSQLAQTFGNLLTTLGPVIGQIGSALAVMAQTIGGVLANALLTVAPFLSQLVNILGGVLVAVLPSVVTLLTQLSGIFSAFAGAIVPVIGTVLQALVPALSSLGPVIGTIVSAVVPLVSMLASALMPIFQAISPLVTALLSAITPLIPVVLQLATSLISTLVPIFTQLISILSPVISMVVNLATTLISMLAPIFQALAPVISQLITAFMPLISAILTPLIQVVAALMPVLQPILDLFIQLLTPILALIQPLLQLVSAIIPPLSAVLTFLANIIAGVLKGAFAFLIPVIQSVVQIISNVLQPVIKGITDVLGGVITFITGVFSGNWKQAWGGIVQIFTGIWNGITGIVKGVINSVIDAVNGVIGGINGVASAVKDATGGAINFTIGKIPRLADGGIVQAVPGGIMANIGEGRYPEAVIPLKPGILSELSGQPASTRDAPYMYVEKIVAPDNDPVVSGRIMGREFGRVAAGSI